The Nostoc sp. 'Lobaria pulmonaria (5183) cyanobiont' genome window below encodes:
- a CDS encoding ABC transporter substrate-binding protein — translation MTNKKENLKLLISLGLAGVMVAAILWLISKVSSTIVTTPSNPTKTSSSLTNKPSLMNLGTRILVKVQTSPEKTDGVKAFAEKDFSTAVKKFTDSLKNNRNDPETLIYLNNAKIARDNSEAIKVAIVAPINFDPSLAEEILRGVAQAQNEVNTQGGINGKKLQIVIASADNREDSVRLDNELVQDKSLVAAVGVRRKAEIYKEKGLVLVLPVELPNQAENPEKLENNTVNSQLNNSNTNYLFHVNPLYDNLIDTHSRYIARQARNIAICGDVRSSRDNSTSSSNQILVEQYTQAIKKYGSNVISTPCNLADKNFDPKAFVDKAIETENASGFLLIPSIRNIYFATKVAQEVKGRKPLFASETMYSATTLQNGKDLEGMVLPVYWHRNANKDNPFAKNAFQLWNAQVNQRTAGAYDALQAIITGLKQDSTREGLQRVLSNPNFSTSGATGMIQFSPSGERQGEAMLVKIERCESCYSGTGYDFALLNKK, via the coding sequence ATGACAAATAAAAAAGAAAACTTGAAATTGCTTATTTCTCTTGGTCTGGCTGGGGTAATGGTAGCAGCTATTTTATGGTTAATTAGCAAAGTTTCTTCTACGATCGTAACAACACCATCAAACCCCACAAAAACTTCATCTTCATTGACAAATAAGCCTTCACTAATGAATTTGGGTACAAGGATTTTAGTGAAAGTGCAAACATCCCCGGAAAAAACAGATGGAGTTAAAGCTTTTGCTGAGAAAGATTTCAGTACTGCCGTTAAAAAATTTACTGATTCTTTGAAAAATAATCGCAATGACCCAGAAACTTTAATTTATTTAAACAATGCCAAAATAGCACGAGATAATTCAGAAGCTATAAAAGTTGCGATCGTCGCACCAATTAATTTTGATCCTAGTTTAGCAGAAGAAATTTTACGTGGTGTAGCTCAAGCTCAAAATGAAGTTAATACCCAAGGAGGAATTAATGGTAAAAAATTGCAAATTGTCATTGCAAGTGCTGATAATAGAGAAGATTCTGTCCGGCTAGATAATGAATTAGTTCAAGATAAAAGCCTTGTAGCTGCGGTAGGTGTTAGACGTAAAGCAGAAATATATAAAGAGAAAGGTTTGGTTTTAGTCTTGCCCGTCGAGCTACCAAATCAAGCAGAAAATCCAGAAAAATTAGAGAATAATACAGTAAATAGTCAGTTAAATAATTCCAACACTAACTACTTGTTTCATGTAAATCCCTTATATGATAATTTAATAGATACTCATTCTCGCTACATTGCTCGACAAGCAAGAAATATTGCTATTTGTGGCGATGTTCGTAGTTCAAGAGATAATTCAACCTCTTCATCAAATCAGATACTTGTAGAACAGTACACTCAAGCTATCAAAAAATATGGCAGCAATGTTATTAGTACGCCTTGCAATTTAGCAGATAAGAATTTTGACCCGAAAGCTTTTGTGGATAAAGCCATAGAAACAGAAAATGCAAGTGGCTTTTTATTAATACCTTCAATCAGAAATATATATTTTGCCACCAAGGTAGCACAAGAGGTTAAAGGTAGAAAGCCACTGTTTGCTTCTGAAACTATGTACAGTGCTACAACTTTACAAAATGGCAAGGATCTTGAAGGAATGGTATTACCTGTGTATTGGCATCGTAATGCTAATAAAGATAACCCCTTTGCAAAAAATGCCTTTCAGCTTTGGAATGCACAAGTAAATCAGAGAACGGCGGGAGCTTATGATGCGCTTCAAGCAATTATTACTGGCTTAAAACAAGATAGTACCCGCGAAGGATTACAAAGGGTATTGTCTAATCCAAATTTTTCAACATCTGGAGCAACCGGAATGATTCAGTTTTCGCCTTCCGGTGAGCGTCAAGGAGAAGCAATGCTAGTCAAAATCGAGCGTTGTGAGTCTTGTTATAGTGGAACTGGTTACGATTTTGCCCTCTTGAATAAGAAGTAG
- a CDS encoding hemerythrin domain-containing protein: protein MVATLDDTKRNAIAVKLATLKALQQLALEKEQSLLTQGLDGEIADRIRNFINDDQKNLGILETVIGQYGIQAEPKKNITKFIERAREMFNSSELNLYEKVSQHELLKHQLVMSGLIVHKAAQKVGADVLLAIAPLNTVNFENRAHQEQLKGILEILGVRELTGQDADQGIWARVQDALAAVSGVVGSAVTQNSDKKDLNIQDVIRLDHNKVNTLFTEILQSNDPQKIQEYFGQIYKDLTAHAEAEEEVVYPRVRPFYGQANTQELFDEQAQAKQALEEIKAISPSSPQFKEKVKQLMDAIGDHIRQEESTMFAAIRNNLSTEQTEQLATEFKAAKTRIQEKLGVVSESNV, encoded by the coding sequence ATGGTAGCTACATTAGATGATACGAAACGCAATGCAATTGCTGTAAAACTTGCAACTCTTAAAGCTCTCCAACAGTTGGCGCTCGAAAAGGAACAATCCCTTTTGACACAAGGGCTTGATGGCGAAATTGCCGATCGCATCCGAAATTTTATCAATGACGATCAAAAAAATCTTGGTATTTTAGAAACCGTAATTGGTCAGTATGGGATTCAGGCAGAACCCAAAAAAAATATTACAAAATTCATTGAAAGAGCCCGCGAAATGTTCAACAGTTCTGAGTTGAACCTCTATGAAAAAGTCTCTCAGCATGAATTGCTAAAACATCAATTAGTAATGAGTGGCTTGATAGTTCACAAAGCTGCTCAAAAAGTTGGTGCTGATGTCTTGTTAGCGATCGCACCTTTGAATACCGTTAACTTTGAGAACCGCGCTCACCAAGAGCAACTCAAAGGCATTCTGGAAATTCTGGGTGTCCGCGAACTCACTGGACAAGATGCAGATCAAGGAATTTGGGCACGTGTTCAAGACGCTTTGGCCGCAGTTAGTGGTGTAGTAGGTAGTGCTGTTACCCAAAACAGCGACAAAAAGGATCTAAATATCCAAGATGTCATCCGCCTCGATCACAACAAGGTAAATACCCTATTCACCGAAATACTACAAAGCAACGATCCACAAAAGATCCAAGAGTACTTCGGTCAAATTTACAAGGATTTAACTGCTCACGCTGAAGCTGAAGAGGAAGTAGTCTACCCAAGAGTACGTCCTTTCTACGGTCAAGCTAACACCCAAGAATTGTTTGATGAACAAGCTCAGGCAAAGCAGGCATTAGAGGAAATTAAGGCTATTAGCCCATCTTCACCGCAATTCAAAGAGAAAGTTAAACAGTTGATGGACGCTATTGGCGATCATATTCGTCAAGAAGAAAGCACAATGTTTGCTGCCATTCGCAACAACTTAAGCACTGAGCAAACGGAACAACTGGCTACTGAATTCAAAGCCGCTAAGACCCGAATTCAAGAGAAATTGGGCGTTGTTAGCGAATCGAATGTGTAG
- a CDS encoding M20 family metallopeptidase, with amino-acid sequence MLTRIKDLAAKLAPRLIEIRRHIHSHPELSGQEYQTAAFVAGVLSSSGLHVQEGVGKTGVIGELQGISQNDRLLAIRTDMDALPIQEGTNLEYASRTDGIMHACGHDVHTTVGLGTAMVLSQVAQELGGKVRFLFQPAEEIAQGASWMVKDGAMENVSALLGVHVFPSIPAGSIGVRYGALTAAADDLEILIMGESGHGARPHEAIDAIWIACQVITALQQAISRTQNPLRPLVLSIGKFNGGRAPNVIADKVQLLGTVRSLHPETRAHLPNWIENIVSNVCHTYGAKYQVNYRQGVPSVQNDYALTQLLQSAGEEAWSSDRVQVLPEPSLGSEDFSIYLEHVPGSMFRLGVGYKERVINHPLHHPQFEVDESAIITGVVTMAYAAYKYCQQTL; translated from the coding sequence ATGCTTACCCGTATTAAAGACTTAGCAGCAAAACTAGCGCCCCGCTTGATTGAAATTCGCCGCCACATCCACTCTCACCCAGAACTCAGTGGTCAAGAGTACCAAACAGCAGCTTTCGTAGCTGGTGTTTTGTCTTCCAGTGGGCTGCACGTACAAGAAGGAGTTGGTAAAACGGGCGTAATTGGAGAACTCCAAGGCATTAGTCAAAATGACCGTTTATTGGCAATTCGCACTGATATGGATGCCTTGCCAATTCAAGAGGGCACAAATTTAGAATATGCCTCTCGTACAGATGGTATTATGCACGCTTGCGGTCACGATGTCCACACCACAGTGGGGTTAGGAACGGCAATGGTGCTGTCCCAAGTGGCACAGGAGTTGGGTGGAAAAGTGCGGTTTTTATTTCAGCCAGCCGAGGAAATTGCTCAAGGGGCAAGCTGGATGGTGAAAGATGGAGCGATGGAAAACGTCTCAGCTTTATTAGGGGTTCATGTTTTCCCTTCTATACCCGCAGGTTCTATTGGCGTGCGTTACGGGGCTTTGACAGCCGCTGCTGATGATTTAGAGATTCTGATTATGGGAGAATCTGGGCATGGGGCGCGTCCCCATGAGGCGATTGATGCGATTTGGATTGCTTGCCAAGTGATTACTGCACTGCAACAAGCCATCAGCCGGACACAAAATCCTTTGCGTCCTCTAGTCTTGAGTATAGGGAAATTTAATGGTGGCAGAGCGCCGAATGTAATTGCCGATAAAGTGCAGTTATTGGGAACTGTGCGATCGCTCCATCCCGAAACTCGTGCCCATCTCCCAAACTGGATTGAAAATATTGTATCTAATGTTTGCCATACCTACGGAGCAAAGTATCAAGTCAATTATCGCCAAGGTGTACCCAGCGTCCAAAATGATTACGCTCTGACACAATTGTTACAATCAGCCGGAGAAGAAGCTTGGAGTAGCGATCGCGTTCAAGTTTTACCCGAACCCTCCCTTGGATCTGAAGATTTTTCTATTTATTTGGAACACGTCCCTGGTTCCATGTTTCGCTTAGGTGTAGGCTACAAAGAAAGAGTCATTAACCACCCCTTACACCATCCCCAATTTGAAGTCGATGAATCTGCCATTATCACCGGCGTTGTAACTATGGCTTATGCCGCTTATAAATACTGTCAGCAAACTTTGTAA
- a CDS encoding pentapeptide repeat-containing protein, whose protein sequence is MKLKIVATVSLLACLGFAEQALALNQLDLDQLKATSACPRCNLSGADLTRLNLTGANLRGADLSGATLSQANLTNADLTGANLEGAILNSANLSGASLTGANLKSASLENADLSFAGFISTNLEAANLKDAKLQFTNFRGANYRLTTLNNGVVTSDKPYGWSLERQNPRECNEYKPENTLATTCYSK, encoded by the coding sequence ATGAAACTTAAGATTGTTGCCACCGTCTCCCTGTTAGCTTGTTTAGGGTTTGCAGAGCAGGCTCTTGCATTAAATCAGCTAGACTTGGATCAGTTAAAGGCAACAAGTGCCTGTCCTCGGTGTAATTTGAGTGGCGCTGACCTAACTAGGCTGAATCTAACTGGAGCAAATTTGCGAGGGGCTGACTTGAGCGGCGCTACATTATCTCAAGCTAATCTCACGAATGCCGATCTCACAGGTGCAAATTTAGAAGGTGCGATTCTAAATTCGGCGAATCTCAGTGGTGCTTCTTTAACAGGAGCAAATTTAAAATCAGCCTCCCTGGAAAATGCCGATCTGTCTTTTGCCGGCTTCATCAGTACCAATTTAGAAGCAGCGAACTTAAAAGATGCCAAATTGCAATTTACTAATTTTCGGGGGGCTAACTACCGACTAACAACTTTAAATAATGGTGTTGTCACCTCCGACAAACCTTATGGTTGGTCGTTAGAGCGTCAAAATCCCAGAGAATGTAACGAGTACAAACCCGAAAATACTTTAGCCACAACCTGCTACTCAAAATAA
- a CDS encoding serine/threonine protein kinase, with translation MSHITQSAVHCINPDCQRPYPQPWGNKFCNSCGAPLELLDRYVPLQPLGSGGFAQIYTVWDEKTQTEKVLKVLVEDSPKALELFTQEAAVLSSLQHPGVPTVDNDGYFQVQLFNPKPHQLPCLVMEKINGRTLEEILKKFPQGCPEDLVLNWFAQAVQILQELHKRQILHRDIKPSNLMLGTSSPTVMLPQGQTEGDRVVLIDFGGAKQFSASKLRSVSSSTRLFSSGYSPPEQVTGGVVGPSADFYALGRTVIELLTGKYPLELEDQQTGKLRWRTAVNVNPQLADLLDEMVQEDVRSRPANAAIIQKRLAKISQPLPPPGLFAQLRDKIKQASTQVYQRFTLIIQAIEQVLANFSLAVTKTVIFIAQTIIQIFRACLATIWAMILSSIGACFGAIAGFILAYRTSLGRQVVEFIGSQLNQLVPNTQPVFGADILVFVAAGWGTAWGLTVSGCFGQRRRFLVASLMGMISYGFGWLILQLITPKDSGEGLVAVILVAVCLLTLSLGLRSHHVVYAMFAAFGSAIAYAVLILLKLAPPIFQFTSQPAWSELSLPLTFFASVGFFISFWLGVSYYLIVPGLRLLGWR, from the coding sequence GTGTCCCACATCACTCAGAGTGCGGTTCACTGCATAAATCCTGATTGTCAACGTCCTTATCCTCAGCCTTGGGGAAACAAATTTTGCAACAGCTGTGGCGCACCGCTAGAGTTGTTAGATCGCTATGTTCCACTTCAGCCCTTGGGATCGGGAGGATTTGCTCAAATCTACACAGTTTGGGATGAAAAAACTCAAACAGAGAAAGTATTGAAAGTATTGGTAGAAGATTCGCCCAAGGCACTGGAATTATTTACCCAAGAGGCAGCAGTTTTATCTAGCTTGCAGCATCCGGGTGTTCCCACAGTCGATAACGATGGTTATTTTCAAGTACAACTGTTTAATCCTAAACCGCACCAATTGCCTTGTCTGGTAATGGAAAAAATCAATGGGCGGACTTTAGAGGAGATATTAAAAAAGTTTCCCCAAGGCTGTCCAGAGGATTTGGTTTTAAACTGGTTTGCCCAAGCTGTGCAGATTTTACAAGAATTACACAAACGTCAGATTCTTCATCGGGATATCAAACCTTCTAATTTAATGCTGGGTACATCTTCGCCAACTGTAATGCTACCTCAAGGGCAAACAGAGGGCGATCGCGTGGTACTAATTGATTTTGGTGGCGCGAAACAATTTAGTGCCTCTAAGCTGCGTTCTGTGTCTAGTTCCACGCGATTATTTTCTTCTGGCTACAGTCCACCAGAACAAGTGACTGGAGGTGTTGTTGGGCCAAGTGCCGATTTTTATGCCCTTGGTCGAACGGTGATTGAACTACTAACAGGCAAATACCCGCTAGAGTTGGAAGATCAGCAAACGGGTAAATTGCGCTGGCGAACTGCGGTGAATGTCAACCCGCAACTAGCAGATTTGCTGGATGAGATGGTGCAGGAAGATGTGCGATCGCGTCCAGCAAATGCAGCTATAATTCAAAAACGTTTGGCGAAGATTTCTCAACCATTACCGCCACCAGGGTTATTTGCCCAACTGCGAGACAAGATTAAGCAAGCCTCAACGCAAGTTTACCAGAGATTTACACTGATAATACAAGCTATTGAGCAAGTTTTAGCTAACTTTAGCCTAGCTGTCACCAAAACCGTTATTTTTATCGCTCAGACAATCATCCAAATTTTCCGAGCTTGTTTGGCGACGATTTGGGCAATGATCCTGAGTAGTATCGGCGCTTGTTTTGGTGCGATCGCTGGTTTTATTTTGGCCTATCGCACCAGCTTGGGGCGTCAGGTTGTGGAATTTATTGGGAGTCAGCTAAACCAATTAGTGCCAAATACTCAACCCGTCTTCGGTGCAGATATTTTGGTGTTCGTCGCCGCAGGCTGGGGAACCGCATGGGGGCTGACAGTATCCGGGTGTTTTGGTCAACGGCGGCGGTTTTTAGTGGCTTCCCTGATGGGCATGATTAGCTATGGCTTCGGCTGGTTAATTTTGCAATTAATCACCCCAAAAGATAGCGGCGAGGGCTTAGTGGCAGTGATTTTAGTGGCAGTTTGCCTACTCACCTTGAGTTTAGGACTTCGCAGCCATCATGTAGTGTACGCTATGTTCGCGGCTTTTGGCAGTGCGATCGCCTATGCAGTTTTGATTCTTTTGAAGTTAGCACCTCCAATCTTCCAATTTACTAGTCAACCAGCCTGGTCAGAGTTATCCTTGCCTCTGACTTTTTTTGCCTCTGTAGGCTTCTTTATCAGCTTCTGGTTAGGAGTGAGTTACTACCTAATTGTCCCTGGACTGCGCCTTTTAGGATGGCGATGA
- the rpsU gene encoding 30S ribosomal protein S21, with amino-acid sequence MTQVIVGDNEHIESALRRFKREVSKAGIFPDMRKHRHFETPLEKRKRKEVAKHRQSKRSFRN; translated from the coding sequence ATGACCCAAGTAATTGTAGGTGACAATGAACACATTGAGTCAGCCTTACGACGATTTAAACGAGAAGTTTCCAAGGCGGGAATTTTTCCAGACATGAGAAAGCATCGTCATTTTGAAACACCCTTAGAAAAACGCAAGCGCAAAGAAGTTGCCAAGCACAGACAAAGTAAGAGAAGTTTTCGTAATTAA
- a CDS encoding RNA recognition motif domain-containing protein, which translates to MSIYVGNLSYDVTQEDLSGIFAEYGTVKRVQVPTDRETGRPRGFAFVEMGTEAEETAAIEALDGAEWMGRDLKVNKAKPKEDRGDRGSFGGNRGGYGGGGGGRGGRY; encoded by the coding sequence ATGTCAATTTATGTAGGTAACCTCTCTTATGACGTTACACAAGAAGATTTAAGTGGTATTTTTGCAGAATATGGTACTGTAAAGCGCGTTCAAGTACCTACTGACCGTGAAACAGGTCGTCCTCGGGGCTTTGCCTTTGTGGAAATGGGAACTGAAGCTGAAGAAACCGCTGCCATTGAAGCTCTCGACGGTGCTGAGTGGATGGGTCGTGACCTAAAAGTGAATAAGGCTAAACCCAAGGAAGATAGAGGTGATAGAGGTTCCTTTGGTGGCAACCGAGGAGGATACGGCGGCGGCGGCGGTGGACGCGGCGGACGCTACTAA